The following are encoded together in the Strongyloides ratti genome assembly S_ratti_ED321, chromosome : 2 genome:
- a CDS encoding C2 domain-containing protein, whose product MKRQTDPENEMLFKGYSIDEPLNLLVLVKNAVLHGPSEEFHCYVTVKLQNVKSTTPAVKGNNPSWEQEFIFETNRLDQGLLIELWNKGVLWDKLLGVHHIPLTMIPYSPVPGTGYYIGIDKEFEMRNGVTIGSRTPTGHTLMIDVRFELPFDVQEQEIIAFQNKLEALNNINYQNVPSNTIHSTSELIKINTPGRNLGDQVITTENIRNNSLYGNDFSVTEDSNRHPFIRSGISEDSDYTSDVSFPINHHQQNSSTSHWNNQLHPPNGYIQRDAGKYKEENYYMDINCQDMQNISGYNSQFNKKQLNNHNLHEENIYYTNNHNNPENYNDQYNTINNEDMGLNRSYNYDDVNRPSNYYNSMSKYLDDSEYMKNPIEITHPSHEDYFVPNDKNMINEVTCYQNYYPMYQEDDNHQDDISHLNTKDSIDNYSYQNTYQTPLYDGNKYNYEKDLVNTHEYNHGRYDDYKADTPNSSRTIYESDRTNIPYLPSSATPSDSDNRGTPMLRQLSHSQQRRDAFRKDSNHLQMPSDDELINLKINKNQKYDDDSGDFYYQSSNDVDIYHQDDYETVSDTTIKQDWKNDNGNLIIDNTEPLSYNSRSITYNNKKIPEYYVDYDTVPTADSSNDDYNQYYSQKEESEQEKDDYFEEKTTEKPILSKEELEKQNEKIARKNKYKELWKKAYCEVCKQVGLKVSFYIINILKIFNQPY is encoded by the exons AAGAATTTCATTGCTACGTCACTGTGAAACTTCAAAATGTTAAAAGCACAACACCAGCTGTTAAAGGAAATAACCCTTCCTGGGAACaagaatttatttt TGAAACAAATAGATTAGATCAAGGATTATTAATAGAATTATGGAATAAAGGTGTTTTGTGGGATAAACTTTTAGGTGTTCATCATATTCCACTTACAATGATTCCATATTCACCTGTTCCAGGTACAGGATATTATATTGGTATTGATAAAGAATTTGAAATGAGAAATGGTGTAACAATTGGTTCGAGAACTCCAACTGGTCATACACTAATGATAGATGTTCGTTTTGAACTTCCTTTCg atgTTCAAGAACAGGAAATAATAgcatttcaaaataaattagaagCATTAAACAACATTAACTATCAAAACGTGCCTAGTAATACAATACACTCCACATCtgaattgataaaaattaatacacCGGGAAGAAATTTGGGTGATCAAGTTATTACAACagaaaatattagaaataattcTTTGTATGGAAACGATTTTTCTGTTACTGAAGATTCTAATAGACATCCTTTTATACGATCAGGTATTTCAGAGGATAGTGATTATACATCAGACGTGTCTTTTCCAATAAATCATCATCAACAAAATAGTAGTACAAGTCATTGGAATAATCAATTACACCCTCCAAACGGTTATATCCAAAGGGATGCAGGAAAGTACaaagaagaaaattattatatggaTATCAATTGTCAGGACATGCAAAATATATCCGGATACAATTCtcagtttaataaaaaacaattaaataatcataatttacatgaagaaaatatttatt atacaaataatcataataatcctgaaaattataatgatcaatataatacaataaataatgaagatATGGGATTAAATAGATCTTATAATTATGATGATGTTAATAGGCCTTCTAATTATTATAACTCAAtgtcaaaatatttagatgATAGtgaatatatgaaaaatccCATTGAAATTACCCATCCATCACATGAAGATTATTTTGTTcctaatgataaaaatatgataaatgaAGTGACttgttatcaaaattattatccaATGTATCAAGAAGATGATAATCATCAAGATGATATTTCTCATTTAAATACCAAAGATTCAATTGATAATTATAGTTATCAAAATACTTATCAAACACCATTATATGAtggaaataaatataattatgaaaaagaTTTAGTTAATACACATGAATATAATCATGGTAGATATGATGACTATAAAGCTGATACACCAAATAGTTCAAGAACTATTTATGAATCTGATag AACAAACATTCCATACTTACCTAGTTCAGCTACACCTTCTGATTCTGATAATAGAGGTACACCTATGTTACGACAATTGTCACATTCACAACAAAGAAGAGATGCTTTCAGAAAAGATTCTAATCATCTACAAATGCCATCAGATgatgaattaataaatttaaaaataaataaaaatcaaaaatatgaTGATGATAGTGgtgatttttattatcaatcaAGTAATGATGTTGATATTTACCATCAGGATGACTATGAAACAGTATCTGATACAACAATAAAACAAGACTGGAAAAATGATAAtggtaatttaataatagatAATACAGAACCATTATCATATAACTCAAGATCAattacatataataataaaaaaattccaGAATATTATGTTGATTATGATACAGTACCAACAGCTGACTCATCTAATGATGATTATAATCAATATTATTCACAAAAAGAAGAAAGTGAACAAGAGAAGGATGAttattttgaagaaaaaacTACTGAAAAACCTATTCTATCAAAGGAAGAATTAGAAAaacaaaatgaaaaaatagcCAGAAAGAATAAGTACAAAGAATTATGGAAAAAAGCTTATTGTGAAGTGTGTAAACAAGTTGGTCTTAAGGTcagtttttatataataaacattttaaaaatctttaatcaaccttattga
- a CDS encoding Unc-13: MMVSSDLSSYDFDVKVEEVKLRKNSSVRIRPVVIYYDLSASFLTPKNGEKRRSSIFKAVDTSLISQFGIDENQNEFKVSSNVRANVSKREKDLLAFSRSFKKVKRIKSLGANVHHDRKNKNKRKLQDYYDHSYMQNERVLRRCFSMPSTLDSNIKNDTKSIPQIEDDKIIFNDYFTHLHDFLFLNSKRFRSNSCTPMSEEKKQLINVPNKKELLTPYQRFCISRTNKSFRYNKTTLLDANENENGGSAFYKSIDAMPNMNISTTKKSIPLVSELTMMTKRAQAGLANAAKTTFGNDELKLLVYRKTLQALIYPISATTPHNFRPANFQTPTFCNECESLLWGIVRQGLRCSECNIKVHEKCRDLLSSDCLHRAAEKSSKHGEAGKAQNLMAIIRDRMKIQERNKPEIFKIIKCTFGMSDKIQQETLKEVKSSILEGSSKWSAKIHLTVVSAQGLIAKDKTGKSDPYVTATIGKVKKRTRTIHQDLNPVWNEKFTFECHNSADKIKVRVWDEDNDFKSKIRQKLTRESDDFLGQTIIDVRTLSGEMDVWYNLEKRTDKSAVSGAIRLQINVEIKGEEKIAPYHVQYTCLHEHLFNYHYGLAGDDIKLPEATGDDAWKIYFEENSQEIVDEFAMRYGIENIYQGMTHFACLCTKYMCSGVPAVLSTLLANINAFYAHATSTSNVSASDRFNASNFGKERFIKLLDQLHNSLRIDLSMYRKYFPSSSQAKLKDLKSTVDLLTSITFFRMKVLELPSPPRASNVVRECATNCMKTTYQAMFESCLENGAPSADSVKFWFDFLDYMMRVIEDDKNIYTPVLNQFAQELNIGNLSAATLWNQYKMDLKMALEEHSVSKKCTTPEYMNLYFKVKGFYFKYVAELPFFKDSIPEFPAWFIPFVMDWLNENDEHSMDILRNAYNRDKADNFPKTSEHTKFSNSVVDVFSQLNEALKLLKQMDCPNPEVSAEMMIRFSMTLNKVLLAYADMVQKDFSKFVNNESLACILMNNVQQLRVQLEKIYENMGGKELDKDASNVLTELQKKLNAVLEKLSLQFVVSLEPSIQKNMNLLAINLSKVKGPQIPKNQLNVEAEVVYAPLMDLLEGSLERYCIQCEKTVLKKILKEMWSVTITSMEKLVVLPPLGEKTVLNKLPNAKIGDVTKIMSTQLRDIKGIGSVKEMMDIAKDSERSLTPKQCTVLDAGLDYVKQSFHANGQGLKMTFFEKSPEHQSLKYALSLYTQTTDQLIKTFITSQKTQNLFSEEQPVAEVSVEVDLFSHPGTGEQKITVKILAVHDVRWQTTGTFKPFVEVHLVGPYLCDKKRKVATKSKTGVWTPRFNETFNFLLGNEGEPEHYELMFQFKDYCFAREDRIIGIGVLQLGQLTQGGSINMWLHLGKRLNIDETGLILLRILSQRQNDEIAKEFVKLKSEMRHETEPIMSSSASNQQLK; encoded by the exons atgatgGTGTCTTCTGACTTATCATCATACGATTTTGATGTTAAGGTAGAAGAGGTTAAACTTCGAAAAAATTCATCTGTTAGAATAAGACCTGttgttatttattatgaTTTATCTGCTAGTTTTTTAACTCCTAAAAATGGTGAAAAAAGGAGATCCTCTATTTTTAAGGCTGTTGATACAAGTTTAATATCACAATTTGGTATTGATGAAAAtcaaaatgaatttaaagtATCATCTAATGTTAGAGCTAATGTATCAAAAAgagaaaaagatttattagcATTTTCTagatcatttaaaaaagttaaaagaatCAAAAGTTTAGGTGCTAATGTTCATCatgatagaaaaaataaaaataaaagaaagttACAGGATTATTATGATCATAGTTATATGCAAAATGAACGTGTCCTTCGTCGTTGTTTTTCAATGCCTTCAACTTTGGATagtaacattaaaaatgataccAAATCAATTCCCCAAATAGAggatgataaaattatttttaatgattattttaCTCATTTAcatgattttttatttttaaattcaaaacGATTTCGTTCAAATAGTTGTACACCAATGagtgaagaaaaaaaacaattaattaatgtaccaaataaaaaagaattattaacaCCCTATCAGAGATTTTGTATATCTCGAACAAATAAATCTTTCAGATATAATAAG acTACATTACTTGATgcaaatgaaaatgaaaatggTGGAAGTGCATTCTATAAAAGTATCGATGCTATGCCAAATATGAATATTAGTACAACAAAAAAGTCTATTCCACTTGTATCAGAATTA acAATGATGACAAAACGTGCTCAAGCTGGTTTGGCTAATGCTGCAAAGACAACATTTGGAAATGatgaattaaaattacttgTATATAGAAAAACACTGCAAGCATTAATATATCCCATCTCTGCCACAACACCACACAACTTTAGACCAGCAAATTTTCAAACTCCAACATTTTGTAATGAATGTGAAAGTTTACTATGGGGTATAGTACGCCAGGGATTACGATGTAGTGaatgtaatattaaagttCATGAAAAATGTCGTGATTTATTATCATCAGATTGCTTACATAGAGCTGCTGAAAAAAGTTCTAAACATGGTGAAGCAGGAAAAGCTCAAAATTTAATGGCAATTATAAGAGATAGAATGAAAATTCAGGAAAGAAATAAAccagaaatatttaaaattataaagtgCACTTTTGGGATGAGCGACAAAATTCAACAAGAAACATTAAAAGAAGTCAAATCATCTATTTTAGAAGGATCTTCTAAATGGAGTGCTAAAATTCACTTAACTGTTGTAAGTGCCCAAGGCCTTATTGCTAAAGATAAAACGGGTAAATCAGATCCTTATGTTACAGCAACTATAggtaaagttaaaaaaagaacaagAACAATTCATCAAGATTTAAATCCTGTTTGGaatgaaaaatttacttttgaATGCCATAATTCTgctgataaaataaaagttcgTGTCTGGGATGAGgataatgattttaaatcaaaaataagGCAAAAATTAACTAGAGAGTCAGATGATTTTTTAGGACAAACAATAATTGATGTTCGTACATTATCAGGAGAAATGGATGTATGgtataatttagaaaaaagaaCTGATAAATCTGCCGTCAGTGGTGCAATAAGACTTCAAATAAATGTTGAAATAAAGGGTGAAGAAAAAATTGCTCCATACCATGTACAATATACATGCCTTCAtgaacatttatttaattatcattatgGTTTGGCGGGtgatgatataaaattaccTGAAGCAACAGGTGATGATGCATGGAAGATatattttgaagaaaattCACAGGAGATTGTTGATGAATTTGCAATGAGATATggaattgaaaatatatatcaagGAATGACACATTTTGCATGTTTATGTACAAAATATATGTGTTCTGGTGTTCCAGCAGTTCTATCAACATTACTTGCTAATATTAATGCATTTTATGCTCATGCAACAAGTACATCAAATGTCAGTGCTAGTGACAGATTTAATGCATCTAATTTTGGTAAAGAaagatttattaaacttCTTGATCAATTACATAATTCATTAAGAATTGACTTGTCAATGTATAgg aaatattttccTTCATCATCACAAGCTAAATTAAAAGATCTTAAATCAACTGTAGATCTTTTAACttcaataacattttttcgCATGAAAGTTTTAGAATTACCAAGTCCACCAAGAGCTTCGAATGTTGTTAGGGAGTGTGCAACAAATTGCATGAAAACTACATACCAAGCAATGTTTGAATCATGCCTAGAAAATGGAGCTCCAAGTGCTGATTCTGTTAAATTTTGGTTTGACTTTCTTGATTATATGATGAGAGTTATTGAAGatgacaaaaatatttatacacCAGTTTTAAATCAATTTGCACAGGAGCTAAATATTGGAAATTTAAGTGCAGCTACATTATGGAATCAATATAAAATGGATTTAAAAATGGCATTAGAAG aacaTTCTGTATCTAAAAAATGTACAACACCTGAATATATgaatctttattttaaagtaaaaggtttttactttaaatatgTAGCAGAATTaccattttttaaagattcaATTCCTGAATTTCCGGCATGGTTTATACCATTTGTAATGGATTGgttaaatgaaaatgatgAACATTCAATggatattttaagaaatgcCTATAATAGAGATAAAGCAGATAACTTTCCAAAAACATCTGAACATACCAAATTTAGTAATTCTGTTGTTGATGTATTTAGTCAACTTAATGAAGctctaaaattattaaaacaaatggATTGCCCAAATCCAGAAGTTTCAGCTGAAATGATGATAAGATTTTCAATgacattaaataaagttttattggCTTATGCTGATATGGTACAAAAAGATTTTAgtaaatttgttaataatgAATCATTAGCATGTATATTAATGAATAATGTTCAACAACTTCGTGtacaattagaaaaaatttatgaaaatatgGGAGGTAAAGAATTAGATAAAGATGCAAGTAATGTTTTAACAGaacttcaaaaaaaattaaatgctgttttggaaaaattatcattacaATTTGTAGTTAGTTTAGAACCAagtattcaaaaaaatatgaatttaTTAGCAATTAATTTAAGTAAAGTTAAAGGTCCTCAAATACcaaaaaatcaattaaatGTTGAGGCTGAGGTTGTCTATGCACCATTAATGGATTTATTAGAAGGTTCATTAGAAAGATATTGTATTCAATGTGAAAAAACAGTTCTTAAGAAAATTCTTAAAGAAATGTGGAGTGTTACTATAACAAGTATGGAAAAATTAGTTGTTCTACCACCATTAGGTGAGAAGACtgtattaaataaacttcCAAATGCAAAAATTGGTGATGTTACTAAAATAATGTCAACACAATTAAGAGATATTAAAGGAATTGGTTCTGTTAAAGAAATGATGGATATTGCAAAAGATAGTGAAAGAAGTTTAACACCAAAACAATGTACTGTTTTAGATGCTGGATTAGATTATGTTAAACAATCTTTTCATGCTAATGGTCAAGGTTTAAAAATGACATTCTTTGAAAAAAGTCCAGAACATCAATCATTAAAGTATGCATTAAGTCTTTATACTCAGACAACTGAtcaattaattaaaacatttataacaAGTCAAAAAactcaaaatttatttagtgAAGAACAACCAGTTGCTGAAGTGTCAGTTGAAGTTGATCTTTTCTCTCATCCTGGTACTGGTGAACAAAAAATAACAGTAAAAATTCTTGCTGTTCATGATGTTAGATGGCAGACAACAGGAACATTTAAACCATTTGTTGAGGTTCACCTTGTTGGTCCATATTTATGTGATAAGAAAAGAAAAGTTGCAACAAAATCAAAGACAGGTGTATGGACACCAAGATTTAATGAAACATTTAACTTTTTACTAGGAAATGAAGGTGAACCAGAACATTATGAATTAATGTTTCAATTTAAAGATTATTGTTTTGCCAGGGAGGATCGTATTATTGGAATTGGTGTCTTACAACTTGGTCAATTAACTCAAGGAGGATCAATAAATATGTGGTTACATTTAGGAAAACGTCTTAACATCGATGAAACAGGATTAATTCTTCTTCGTATTCTTAGTCAACGTCAAAATGATGAAATAGCAAAAGAATTTGTCAAATTAAAAAGTGAAATGAGACATGAAACAGAACCTATAATGTCAAGTTCAGCGTCTAATCAACAATTAAAGTAA
- a CDS encoding Cathepsin L.1 — protein MIRIMNRSFLIFLTLVLIVAFIKVDCGKINKDSVDNQEYLRSQYLVTDDDDYVESSEEINEIAKAVKAGHPERNIKFSDKKSSLEAMMKQGLEDWELYKQLHNKKYAHEKIENERMFTFLTNQQRVREHNKRFLEGEVSYEIEMNHLADLPFEEYSRLNGFRMPKKGLLGAVKSNATRWLAPLNVEIPDSVDWREKGFVTEVKNQKACGSCYSFSATGALEGQHKRVTGELVSLSEQNIVDCSTSYGNNGCNGGLMDYVFEYIKENKGVDTEESYPYKGKEGKCHFKKRDIGATDIGYFDLPEGDEEALKVAVATQGPISVAIDAGHTSFQMYKKGIYYEPKCSPENLDHGVLLVGYGTCPEHGDYWIVKNSWGTTWGEQGYIRMARNKKNHCGIATKASYPLV, from the exons atgataa gaaTAATGAATAGATCATTTCTAATATTTCTTACACTTGTTTTGATTGTCGCTTTTATTAAGGTTGACTGtggaaaaattaataaagattCTGTTGATAATCAAGAATATCTCAg aagtcAATATCTTGTCACAGATGATGATGATTATGTAGAATCTAGTGAGGAGATTAATGAAATTGCTAAAGCTGTTAAAGCCGGTCACCCAGAGAGgaacattaaattttcagATAAAAAAAGTTCCTTGGAAGCTATGATGAAGCAAGGTTTAGAAGATTGGGAGTTATACAAACAATtgcataataaaaaatatgctCATGAAAAGATTGAAAATGAAAGAATGTTTACATTTTTGACAAATCAACAACGTGTTCGTGAACATAATAAACGATTCCTTGAAGGAGAGGTATCTTATGAAATTGAAATGAATCATCTTGCTGATCTTCCTTTTGAAGAGTACTCTCGTCTTAATGGTTTTAGAATGCCAAAGAAAGGATTACTTGGTGCTGTTAAAAGCAATGCCACAAGATGGTTAGCACCATTAAATGTAGAAATTCCAGATAGTGTTGATTGGAGAGAGAAAGGATTTGTTACAGAagttaaaaatcaaaaagcTTGTGGAAGTTGTTATTCTTTCTCTGCTACAGGTGCTCTTGAAGGACAACATAAAAGAGTTACTGGAGAACTTGTATCATTATCTGAacaaaatattgttgattgtTCTACTTCTTATGGTAATAATGGATGTAATGGTGGTTTGATGGATTATGTATTTGAATATATCAAAGAAAACAAAGGTGTTGATACTGAAGAGTCATATCCATACAAAGGAAAAGAGGGAAAATGTCATTTCAAGAAACGTGACATTGGAGCTACCGATATTGGATATTTTGATCTTCCAGAAGGTGATGAAGAAGCTTTAAAGGTTGCTGTTGCAACTCAAGGTCCAATATCTGTTGCTATTGATGCTGGACATACCTCATTCCAAATGTACAAGAAAGGAATATATTATGAACCAAAATGTAGTCCAGAAAATCTTGACCACGGTGTTTTACTTGTAGGATATGGAACCTGCCCAGAACATGGTGATTACTGGATTGTCAAAAATTCATGGGGTACAACTTGGGGAGAACAAGGATACATCAGAATGGcaagaaacaaaaaaaatcacTGTGGAATTGCAACAAAAGCTTCCTACCCTCTTgtttaa
- a CDS encoding LETM1-like domain-containing protein yields MLSLVKRATSAHGYYYANYSKFLFSNVKHISPYQAFLVRTVSNEKRTKLEETLSILKDELANKEEEKKEKSLTKTTPKPPIKTRIINELKHYYHGFRLLALETNISLKYLWRLAKGETLLRKEKQQLVRTVADLFRLVPFSIFIIVPFMELALPIFIKLFPNMLPSTFKEESKEREKYKKQIKVRVEMAKFLQSTLEEIGLERKDTSDGKDSAALMFASFIKSVREGDGYVSNKDIFKFAKYFEDELTLDSLAVQQLRALCRLLGIQPTWSPEMLRFQLKMKLRELQSDDKLIMSEGGVDALSDIEVQQACLARGMRAIGVSEKRLRRQLRQWLALSLNNEIPPTLLLLSRALYFPEHMSFTKRMKIILSELPKEVADEMSQKLTEIEGKKVSYQERLELIKKIEEVIKDERTLLEDAKKKIKIQTEKEKEGEKIIVPVSNEIKEISLFAEDPSNDKKLIPAKESDLSVFDNSITANKLITKEILNDKDSQTATENVFNDAIHDIGELRMKLMEHKEDIQEVQSLSADIFKESKASKRLRSKVQSLITNVDSVVAKIESEQLKKKRGKNTTKET; encoded by the exons ATGTTGTCTTTGGTTAAACGGGCTACCAGTGCCCATGGATATTACTATGcaaattattcaaaatttcttttttcaaatgTTAAACATATTTCACCTTATCAAGCTTTCCTTGTAAGAACTGTTTCTAACGAAAAACGAACAAAATTAGAAGAAACATTgtcaatattaaaagatgaGTTGGCAAATAAAGAAGaagaaaagaaagaaaag tcTCTAACTAAAACCACTCCAAAACCACCAATAAAAACAAGAATTATCAATgaattaaaacattattatcatGGATTCAGATTACTTGCTCTTGAAacaaatatatcattaaaatatttatggaGATTAGCAAAGGGGGAAACattattaagaaaagaaaaacaacAACTTGTTCGCACGGTAGCAGATCTATTTAGGCTTGTAccattttctatttttattattgtaccATTTATGGAATTAGCTTTAcctatatttattaaattatttccaAATATGCTTCCAAGTACTTTTAAAGAGGAGTCAAAAGAaagagaaaaatataaaaagcaAATTAAGGTACGTGTTGAAATGGCCAAATTTCTTCAAAGTACTTTAGAAGAAATTGGTTTGGAGAGAAAAGATACATCAGATGGTAAGGACTCTGCAGCTTTAATGTTTGCCAGTTTTATCAAATCTGTTCGTGAAGGTGATGGTTATGTTTCCAATAAAGATATCTTTAAATTTGCcaaatattttgaagatGAATTAACTTTAGATAGTTTGGCTGTTCAACAATTACGAGCACTTTGTCGTTTATTAGGTATTCAACCAACTTGGTCACCTGAAATGTTACGTTTTCAATTGAAAATGAAACTTCGAGAGTTACAATCAGATGACAAATTGATAATGAGTGAAGGTGGTGTTGATGCTCTTAGTGATATTGAAGTCCAACAAGCGTGCCTTGCTCGTGGTATGAGAGCTATTGGTGTAAGTGAAAAAAGATTGCGTAGACAATTAAGACAATGGCTTGCTTTgtctttaaataatgaaattccTCCAACGTTATTGTTACTTTCACGTGCTTTATATTTTCCTGAACATATGAGTTTTACCAAAcgtatgaaaattattttatcggAGTTACCAAAAGAAGTTGCTGATGAAATGAGTCAAAAACTTACCGAAATTGAAGGTAAAAAAGTTAGTTATCAAGAGAGACTtgaattaataaagaaaatagaaGAAGTTATAAAAGATGAACGCACACTTTTAGAAGATgctaaaaagaaaataaaaattcaaactgaaaaagaaaaggaaggtgaaaaaataattgttccAGTTAGtaatgaaattaaagaaatttctTTGTTTGCAGAAGATCCATCAAATGACAAAAAACTTATTCCAGCAAAAGAAAGTGATCTTAGTGTTTTTGATAATTCAATAACTGCCAATAAACTTATTAccaaagaaattttaaatgataaagattCACAAACTGCCActgaaaatgtttttaatgaTGCTATTCATGATATCGGTGAACTACGAATGAAACTTATGGAACACAAAGAAGATATTCAAGAAGTACAATCCTTAAGTgctgatatttttaaagagtCTAAAGCTTCAAAACGTTTACGATCAAAAGTTCAATCATTAATAACAAATGTTGATAGTGTTGTTGCTAAAATTGAATCAGagcaattaaaaaaaaagcgtGGTAAAAACACAACAAAAGAAACTTAG